From Streptomyces sp. Edi4, one genomic window encodes:
- a CDS encoding amino acid adenylation domain-containing protein, producing the protein MATGPRTAEVLPTSAAQRRFWLIDRLDGPSGVYNTAAALRLRGPLSTEGLRDAFQLLVDRHEALRTVFPARDGVPVQLVLPRRAFELKVTDAAGSSEAEVQELAGRLAEQPFDLAKGPLMRAELIALGPGEHVLLVVLHHIVVDRWSFGLLMSELSECYAASAERRPVRLPELTVRYADHVAGRQAVLAGGLDERLLAYWRDQLAGAPQALELPCDRPRAAVRTFRGASVPVRLDAGLSQGVRDLASSTGATPFMVLLAAFQAVLARHAGVEDVVVATGPATRAPGTEALVGSLVNTVLLRTSLAGDPSFAELVQRVRGTALDAFDHQELPFDRLVEELAPSRDLSRNPLAQVGFVLQNAPATTPALSGLAVEPVAVARDSAHMDLDLQLADVEGCFTGFAEFARDLFDASTVTRMLGHWTTLLSAAVRAPGTRLSELPLLTAAELERELHGWNDTDGEFPAGLRVDQLFTRQAARTPGAAAVIDASGTLTYAALDAWAARIAHRLRQAGVGPDVPVALCLERGAGLSAAMLGTLRAGGAFLGLDPAYPADRLAHMLADARPAVILADASTASALVADAEVVLLDDIAADGAEFGRADTGPGSTPECGGAGEANLAYLVYTSGSTGRPKGVAVSHRAIVNTFAGLARSHGFGPGDRMIALHSPSFDPAVHDCLAPLVVGATVVFPAQDAARDPWHWAELVGRHRVTVWSMGPAGTEAMLAAAEEHGLPLDSLRAALVGGDVLPPGLPPRLRAAAPGCRVVNSAGVAEAAFCNNEYPVPEDAGPGPLPYGRPLLNQRLLVLDRLLRPVPVGVPGELCVAGEGLARGYLGRPGLTAERFVPHPYGRVPGERLYRTGDLAQRRPNGELELLGRADHQVKIRGFRVEPGEVTGVLLTHPAVADAIVVAHEAGPGERRLAAYWAAAPHTAASGAELAAWLRERLPAHLVPALWTELAALPLSPNGKVDRAALPAPAATGTTAMRVAPRTDRETQIAAIWQRLLELPEVGVLDDFFAVGGHSLLANRLVSAVRAEFGVEVRLREVFAATTVAAQAELVERLLSGDGATDTAPLPPITPAHPAQPLPLSFAQQRMWLFDRFAPGNPAYHVPTAVRIGGPLDPVELATALRALMDRHEVLRAVVVAGEGAPTQRVLPSGAAPLTVRELPAGESVETAVEAFVTRPFDLAAEAPLRALLLRTAPAEHVLVLVIHHIALDGWSMGVLVEDLGALYDGRELPALPVRYADYARWQADRAGEGRWAPQLDHWRARLAGPLPVLDLPADRPRPATPSLAGAVHEFTLPAELTERLRALGSQHGATLFMVLLAGYQALLGRLSGATDVVIGTPVAGRGQRELDGVVGCFVNTLALRGDLSGDPAFTDLLARVRAGALADFECQDVPFEQVLDAVGAERDPARHPVFQTMLTLQSARPPRAGFDGLRVEPIEARTGSCLMDLMFTAVEQDGCLAFSVEYATDLFDEESVARLAHRFGVLLTAAADAPDTALSRLALLDAEERRTVLTDWNATARPFPSGGLHDLVAAAAARTPDAPALEYEGRATSYADLETAAERCAARLRALGVDGQSVVAVHAAPTPLLVTALLGVMKAGAAFTTLDPELPEPRLRLLLDLSGAHLVLTDDGAPRPLFDKITVVPIEAPGEPAGAVQVPQAPTEPDALACVFFTSGTTGTPKGSMFTHGGLVNFTLAMAREFRLAPGDRFLQLASTGFDVLLEELFPALAAGATVVLPGSRLLTRGVDLTGYLAEHRVSGLELTTAYWHDWVGQLERTGGQLPKTLRFVAMGGERVRRDRLAAWQRYGVALVHVYGLTEVTCTSTTLRVEDQAVGGDGLPIGRPLANTRVYLLDPSGRPVPIGAPGELHLGGAGLARGYLGRPGLTAERFVPDPFGEPGARLYRTGDLARHRADGTVEFIGRADQQVKIRGHRIEPGEVEAQLAERPEVGAAAVVVREDEPGEKRLIAYVVAAAGRDLDVFALRAALRERLPAHLVPSAIIPLPALPLNGNGKLDRGALPRPGRAELAHGAAAAPRTPLEKEIAELAGELLGLPGVGVHDNLFDLGLHSLLATRFAARVLDACRVEVPLRVFYEAPTVAELALRIVQFQAEASDPDDLELLLAELEAEDGAADTATS; encoded by the coding sequence GTGGCCACCGGCCCCCGCACCGCCGAGGTGCTGCCCACCTCCGCCGCCCAGCGCCGGTTCTGGCTGATCGACCGCCTCGATGGCCCCAGCGGGGTCTACAACACCGCCGCCGCGCTCCGGCTGCGCGGACCGCTCTCCACTGAGGGTCTGCGCGACGCCTTCCAGCTCCTGGTCGACCGGCACGAGGCCCTGCGCACCGTCTTTCCGGCCCGCGACGGCGTCCCGGTCCAGCTGGTGCTGCCGCGCCGGGCCTTCGAGCTGAAGGTCACCGACGCGGCCGGATCGAGCGAGGCGGAGGTCCAGGAGCTGGCGGGCCGTCTCGCCGAGCAGCCCTTCGACCTGGCCAAGGGGCCGTTGATGCGCGCCGAGCTGATCGCGCTCGGGCCCGGGGAGCATGTGCTGCTCGTGGTGCTGCACCACATCGTGGTGGACCGGTGGTCCTTCGGCCTGCTCATGTCCGAGCTCTCCGAGTGCTACGCCGCGTCGGCCGAGCGACGGCCGGTCCGGTTGCCCGAGCTGACGGTGCGCTACGCCGATCACGTGGCGGGACGCCAGGCCGTGCTCGCCGGCGGCCTCGACGAGCGGCTGCTGGCCTACTGGCGCGACCAACTCGCCGGCGCGCCCCAGGCGTTGGAGCTGCCCTGCGACCGCCCCCGCGCGGCGGTCCGCACCTTCCGCGGCGCGAGCGTGCCGGTGCGCCTGGACGCGGGCCTCTCGCAGGGGGTGCGCGACCTGGCCTCCTCGACGGGCGCGACCCCGTTCATGGTGCTCCTGGCCGCTTTCCAGGCGGTCCTCGCCCGGCACGCGGGTGTCGAGGACGTGGTGGTGGCGACCGGGCCCGCCACCCGGGCACCGGGCACCGAGGCGCTGGTGGGCTCGCTGGTCAACACCGTGCTGCTGCGTACGTCGCTGGCCGGCGACCCGAGCTTCGCCGAGCTGGTCCAGCGGGTGCGGGGCACCGCCCTTGACGCCTTCGACCACCAGGAGCTGCCCTTCGACCGGCTCGTGGAGGAGCTGGCGCCGAGCCGTGACCTGTCGCGCAATCCGCTGGCCCAGGTCGGCTTCGTCCTCCAGAACGCGCCGGCCACCACGCCCGCCCTGTCCGGCCTCGCCGTGGAGCCGGTGGCCGTGGCGCGGGACAGCGCGCACATGGATCTGGACCTCCAACTCGCCGACGTCGAGGGGTGTTTCACCGGTTTCGCGGAGTTCGCCCGCGATCTGTTCGACGCTTCGACGGTGACCCGGATGCTCGGTCACTGGACCACCTTGCTGAGCGCGGCCGTCCGCGCGCCCGGCACCCGGCTGTCCGAACTGCCGCTGCTCACCGCCGCCGAGCTCGAGCGGGAGCTGCACGGCTGGAACGACACCGACGGCGAGTTCCCCGCCGGACTGCGGGTGGACCAGCTGTTCACCCGGCAGGCCGCCCGCACGCCCGGCGCGGCAGCGGTGATCGACGCGTCGGGCACGCTCACCTACGCGGCGCTCGACGCCTGGGCGGCCCGGATCGCCCACCGGCTGCGGCAGGCCGGGGTCGGTCCCGATGTGCCGGTCGCCCTGTGTCTGGAGCGCGGGGCCGGGCTCAGCGCCGCCATGCTGGGCACGCTGCGCGCCGGCGGCGCCTTCCTCGGCCTCGACCCGGCCTATCCCGCCGACCGCCTCGCCCACATGCTCGCCGACGCGCGCCCGGCGGTGATCCTCGCCGACGCCTCCACCGCGAGCGCGCTTGTGGCGGACGCCGAGGTGGTGCTGCTCGACGACATCGCCGCGGACGGAGCGGAGTTCGGCCGCGCCGACACGGGGCCGGGCAGCACGCCGGAGTGCGGCGGCGCCGGCGAGGCCAATCTGGCCTACCTCGTCTACACCTCCGGCTCCACCGGGCGGCCCAAGGGCGTGGCGGTGAGCCACCGCGCCATCGTCAACACCTTTGCGGGGCTCGCCCGTTCACATGGTTTCGGACCCGGCGACCGGATGATCGCGCTGCACTCGCCGAGCTTCGACCCGGCCGTGCACGACTGTCTCGCCCCGCTCGTGGTGGGCGCCACCGTCGTCTTCCCCGCGCAGGACGCCGCCCGTGATCCCTGGCACTGGGCCGAGCTGGTCGGGCGCCACCGGGTGACCGTGTGGTCCATGGGGCCGGCCGGTACCGAGGCGATGCTGGCCGCCGCCGAAGAACACGGCCTGCCCCTGGACAGCCTGCGCGCCGCGCTGGTCGGCGGTGACGTACTGCCGCCCGGGCTGCCGCCCCGGCTGCGGGCGGCGGCGCCCGGCTGCCGGGTGGTCAACTCCGCCGGCGTGGCCGAGGCCGCCTTCTGCAACAACGAGTACCCGGTCCCCGAGGACGCCGGGCCTGGCCCGCTGCCCTATGGCCGCCCCCTGCTCAACCAGCGCCTCCTCGTCCTCGACCGGCTGCTGCGCCCGGTTCCGGTGGGCGTGCCGGGCGAGCTGTGCGTGGCGGGCGAGGGTCTTGCCCGTGGCTACCTGGGCCGTCCGGGCCTGACGGCCGAACGTTTCGTGCCGCACCCCTACGGCCGGGTGCCGGGCGAGCGCCTTTACCGCACCGGCGACCTCGCCCAGCGCCGCCCCAACGGCGAGCTCGAACTGCTCGGCCGGGCCGACCACCAGGTCAAGATCCGGGGCTTCAGGGTCGAGCCGGGCGAGGTCACCGGCGTCCTGCTCACCCATCCGGCGGTGGCGGACGCCATCGTGGTGGCCCACGAGGCAGGTCCGGGAGAACGCCGCCTCGCCGCGTACTGGGCGGCCGCACCGCACACTGCGGCATCCGGCGCCGAGCTGGCCGCCTGGCTCCGCGAGCGACTGCCCGCCCACCTGGTGCCCGCGCTGTGGACGGAGCTCGCGGCCCTGCCGCTCTCACCCAACGGCAAGGTGGACCGGGCCGCGCTGCCCGCCCCCGCCGCGACGGGCACCACGGCCATGCGCGTCGCACCGCGCACCGACCGCGAGACGCAGATCGCCGCCATCTGGCAACGCCTCCTCGAACTGCCCGAAGTCGGCGTCCTGGACGACTTCTTCGCCGTCGGCGGTCACTCTCTGCTCGCCAACCGGCTCGTCAGCGCCGTGCGCGCCGAGTTCGGGGTGGAGGTGCGGCTGCGCGAGGTGTTCGCCGCGACCACGGTGGCCGCCCAGGCCGAACTCGTCGAGCGGCTGCTGAGCGGCGACGGCGCGACGGACACCGCGCCGCTGCCGCCGATCACCCCGGCGCACCCCGCGCAGCCGCTGCCGCTGTCCTTCGCCCAGCAGCGGATGTGGCTGTTCGACCGCTTCGCCCCGGGCAACCCGGCCTATCACGTACCGACGGCCGTACGGATCGGCGGCCCTCTCGACCCGGTGGAGCTGGCCACGGCGCTGCGGGCCCTGATGGACCGGCACGAGGTGCTGCGCGCCGTCGTCGTGGCCGGTGAGGGCGCGCCCACCCAGCGCGTACTACCGTCCGGTGCGGCCCCGCTGACCGTACGCGAACTCCCCGCCGGCGAAAGCGTGGAGACGGCGGTCGAGGCCTTTGTGACCCGCCCCTTCGACCTCGCGGCCGAGGCACCGCTGCGCGCCCTGCTGCTGCGCACGGCTCCGGCCGAACACGTCCTGGTCCTGGTCATCCACCACATCGCGCTGGACGGCTGGTCGATGGGCGTGCTCGTCGAGGACCTGGGTGCGCTGTACGACGGCCGGGAGCTGCCGGCGCTGCCGGTGCGTTACGCCGACTACGCGCGGTGGCAGGCCGACCGGGCCGGCGAGGGCCGCTGGGCCCCGCAGCTCGACCACTGGCGCGCACGGCTCGCCGGACCGCTGCCCGTGCTCGACCTGCCGGCCGACCGGCCGCGTCCCGCGACCCCGAGTCTGGCCGGCGCGGTCCACGAGTTCACGCTGCCCGCCGAACTGACCGAGCGGCTGCGCGCGTTGGGATCCCAGCACGGCGCCACGCTCTTCATGGTGCTGCTCGCCGGCTACCAGGCGCTGCTCGGCCGGCTGTCCGGGGCCACCGACGTGGTCATCGGCACGCCGGTCGCCGGACGCGGACAGCGCGAACTGGACGGCGTGGTGGGCTGCTTCGTCAACACCCTCGCCCTGCGGGGCGACTTGTCCGGCGACCCGGCCTTCACCGACCTGCTGGCGCGCGTCCGCGCCGGTGCGCTCGCCGACTTCGAGTGCCAGGACGTGCCGTTCGAGCAGGTCCTGGACGCCGTCGGCGCCGAGCGCGACCCCGCGAGGCACCCGGTCTTCCAGACCATGCTGACCCTCCAGAGCGCCCGGCCGCCCCGGGCCGGCTTCGACGGCCTGCGCGTGGAGCCCATCGAGGCGCGCACCGGGTCCTGCCTGATGGACCTGATGTTCACCGCCGTCGAGCAGGACGGATGCCTGGCGTTCTCGGTGGAGTACGCCACCGACCTCTTCGACGAGGAGAGCGTGGCCCGTCTCGCGCACCGCTTCGGCGTGCTGCTCACGGCCGCCGCCGACGCGCCGGACACGGCGCTGTCACGGCTCGCGCTGCTGGACGCCGAGGAGCGCCGCACCGTCCTGACCGACTGGAACGCCACCGCGCGCCCGTTCCCGTCCGGCGGCCTGCACGACCTGGTCGCGGCGGCCGCCGCCCGCACCCCCGACGCCCCGGCCCTGGAGTACGAGGGCCGCGCCACCAGCTACGCCGATCTGGAGACCGCCGCCGAACGGTGCGCCGCCCGCCTGCGCGCCCTCGGCGTCGACGGGCAGAGCGTGGTCGCGGTGCACGCGGCCCCCACCCCGCTGCTCGTCACCGCCCTGCTCGGCGTGATGAAGGCGGGCGCCGCCTTCACCACACTCGATCCCGAACTGCCCGAACCGCGGCTGCGCCTGCTCCTCGACCTGTCCGGCGCGCACCTGGTCCTCACCGACGACGGCGCGCCACGCCCCCTCTTCGACAAGATCACGGTGGTCCCGATCGAGGCACCCGGCGAGCCCGCCGGGGCCGTCCAGGTGCCGCAGGCCCCGACCGAGCCGGACGCGCTGGCCTGCGTCTTCTTCACCTCCGGCACCACCGGAACCCCCAAGGGGTCGATGTTCACGCACGGGGGCCTGGTGAACTTCACCCTCGCGATGGCGCGGGAGTTCAGGCTGGCCCCCGGCGACCGCTTCCTCCAGCTGGCCTCCACCGGCTTCGACGTCCTGCTCGAAGAGCTGTTCCCGGCGCTTGCGGCCGGCGCCACCGTGGTGCTGCCCGGCTCCCGCCTCCTGACCCGAGGCGTCGACCTGACCGGGTATCTGGCGGAGCACCGCGTCAGTGGCCTGGAGCTGACCACCGCGTACTGGCACGACTGGGTCGGTCAACTGGAGCGTACCGGAGGCCAGTTGCCCAAGACGCTGCGGTTCGTCGCGATGGGCGGCGAGCGGGTGCGCCGCGACCGGCTCGCCGCCTGGCAGCGGTACGGGGTCGCGCTGGTGCATGTGTACGGTCTGACCGAGGTGACCTGCACCTCGACCACCCTGCGCGTGGAGGACCAGGCGGTGGGCGGCGACGGCCTGCCGATCGGCCGACCGCTGGCCAACACCCGGGTCTATCTCCTGGACCCGTCCGGCCGGCCCGTGCCCATCGGCGCCCCGGGCGAGCTGCACCTGGGCGGTGCGGGCCTGGCCCGTGGCTATCTCGGCCGCCCGGGCCTGACCGCCGAGCGCTTCGTGCCCGACCCGTTCGGTGAGCCCGGCGCCCGGCTCTACCGCACCGGTGACCTGGCGCGCCACCGGGCCGACGGCACCGTGGAGTTCATCGGCCGCGCCGATCAGCAGGTGAAGATCCGGGGCCACCGGATCGAGCCCGGCGAGGTGGAGGCCCAGCTCGCCGAGCGGCCCGAGGTCGGCGCCGCCGCCGTGGTGGTCCGCGAGGACGAGCCGGGCGAGAAGCGTCTGATCGCCTATGTGGTGGCCGCCGCCGGCCGTGATCTGGACGTCTTCGCACTGCGGGCCGCGCTGCGCGAACGCCTCCCGGCCCATCTGGTGCCGTCCGCGATCATTCCGCTGCCCGCGCTGCCGCTGAACGGGAACGGCAAGCTCGATCGCGGGGCGCTGCCACGGCCCGGCCGCGCCGAACTGGCCCACGGCGCGGCGGCCGCCCCGCGCACCCCCCTGGAGAAGGAGATCGCGGAGCTGGCCGGCGAACTGCTCGGTCTGCCGGGGGTCGGCGTCCACGACAACCTCTTCGATCTGGGCCTGCACTCGCTGCTCGCCACGCGCTTCGCCGCCCGGGTCCTCGACGCCTGCCGGGTCGAGGTGCCGCTCCGGGTCTTCTACGAAGCCCCCACGGTGGCCGAACTCGCCCTGAGGATCGTTCAGTTCCAGGCCGAGGCGAGCGATCCGGACGATCTGGAGCTCCTGCTCGCGGAGCTGGAGGCGGAGGACGGCGCCGCCGACACCGCCACCTCCTGA
- the vioD gene encoding capreomycidine synthase, producing MSIAPALLEDWLRERYFTTTYDISSSGVENYTVDQVLALAGTSAASLGGIMFRDSHSLGAEPLRAALAERHGTDPGSVIATQGSSEAIYLVMHALLEPGDEIVVQAPAYHALVEVAASIGCRIVEWAMRTEHGVVTNEDELLALIGPGTAMVVVNFPHNPTGATVTEVQQGAIINACARYGTWLAWDNAFRDLVYDRAPLPDPTPRYARAVSFGTLSKAYGLPGLRVGWALAAPDVLAGCVRRRDYTSLALSPLVEAVATHAVRHADELLHPRLAQATANRAVLGDWLARHRDRVVADLPAGGVTVFPELTTVDDVTVFADRLDREHGVLVVPGVCFGAPRHIRLGFGGARDELVAGLDKLASLLPVAG from the coding sequence ATGTCCATCGCCCCGGCCCTGCTGGAGGACTGGCTCCGCGAGCGGTACTTCACCACCACCTACGACATCAGCAGCAGCGGCGTCGAGAACTACACCGTGGACCAGGTGCTCGCCCTGGCCGGCACGAGCGCCGCCTCGCTCGGCGGCATCATGTTCCGCGACAGCCACTCCCTTGGCGCCGAGCCGCTGCGCGCCGCCCTCGCCGAGCGGCACGGCACCGACCCCGGCTCGGTGATCGCCACGCAGGGTTCGAGCGAGGCCATCTATCTGGTGATGCACGCCCTGCTCGAGCCGGGCGACGAGATCGTGGTGCAGGCCCCGGCCTACCACGCGCTGGTCGAGGTGGCGGCGTCGATCGGCTGCCGGATCGTCGAGTGGGCGATGCGCACCGAGCACGGTGTGGTCACCAACGAGGACGAACTGCTCGCGCTGATCGGCCCGGGCACCGCCATGGTGGTGGTCAACTTCCCGCACAACCCCACCGGCGCCACGGTGACCGAAGTCCAGCAGGGCGCCATCATCAACGCCTGTGCGCGGTACGGGACTTGGCTCGCCTGGGACAACGCCTTCAGGGACCTGGTGTACGACCGCGCGCCGCTGCCCGACCCCACGCCTCGCTACGCGCGGGCGGTCTCCTTCGGCACCCTGTCCAAGGCGTACGGGCTGCCGGGGCTGCGGGTGGGGTGGGCGCTGGCCGCGCCCGACGTCCTCGCGGGGTGTGTGCGCCGCCGCGACTACACGAGTCTGGCGCTCTCCCCACTGGTGGAGGCCGTCGCCACGCATGCCGTGCGCCACGCCGACGAGCTGCTGCACCCCCGGCTCGCGCAGGCCACCGCCAACCGGGCGGTGCTCGGCGACTGGCTGGCCCGCCACCGCGACCGGGTGGTCGCCGACCTGCCGGCCGGCGGGGTCACCGTCTTCCCCGAGCTGACGACGGTGGACGACGTGACCGTGTTCGCCGACCGGCTCGACCGCGAGCACGGCGTGCTGGTGGTGCCCGGCGTCTGTTTCGGCGCCCCCCGGCACATCCGGCTCGGCTTCGGCGGCGCGCGCGACGAACTCGTCGCGGGCCTCGACAAACTCGCCTCCCTGCTGCCCGTGGCCGGCTGA